A single region of the Marinitoga litoralis genome encodes:
- a CDS encoding MFS transporter, whose translation MNYILQMKKNITREYIYSFLNNFNLLSTVWMLYLAYRGMSLTQIGLLEGLFHVTSFLMEIPTGSVADIFGRKTSRVLGRVFWVISSITMLYGNNFFHFALAMALMALSYNLESGAGQALIYDSLKELNKDNEYMKIAGRIELLTQIGMISGYLLGGYIAKIKYEYVFICASLLGLITIIHSLTFKEPKIIEKKEKTPFKDVFVNAYNSFILLKDKKDVLYLIFFSEGMLVVGTLFFFYLQNYFLSLGINQFQIGIIMALSGIFSAIMSFFTHKIEKKFGLKKLLIFIPIVYSLLSFGLISTIPYIFNILLGGLNGILYIVYIDYVNKRIPSEKRATILSMCSMVYSLYMIIFFPIFGRVADVYSFNISFISVSIILFILSIINGIILIKK comes from the coding sequence ATGAATTATATTTTGCAAATGAAAAAGAATATTACTAGAGAATATATATACTCTTTTTTGAATAATTTTAATTTGTTAAGTACTGTTTGGATGTTATATTTAGCATATAGGGGTATGAGTTTAACTCAAATTGGATTGCTCGAAGGATTATTTCATGTAACTTCATTTTTAATGGAAATACCTACTGGATCTGTTGCAGATATTTTTGGAAGAAAAACTAGTAGAGTTTTAGGAAGAGTTTTTTGGGTTATATCTAGTATTACTATGTTATATGGAAATAACTTTTTCCATTTTGCATTAGCTATGGCTTTAATGGCATTATCATATAATTTAGAATCTGGAGCAGGACAAGCTTTAATATATGATTCTTTAAAAGAATTAAATAAAGATAATGAATATATGAAAATCGCTGGTAGAATTGAACTTTTGACTCAAATTGGTATGATTAGTGGATACTTATTAGGCGGTTATATTGCTAAAATTAAATATGAATATGTTTTTATATGTGCTTCACTATTAGGATTAATTACAATAATTCATTCTCTTACTTTTAAAGAACCCAAAATAATAGAAAAGAAAGAAAAAACTCCATTTAAAGATGTTTTTGTTAATGCCTATAATAGTTTCATATTATTAAAAGACAAAAAGGATGTATTATATTTAATTTTTTTCTCTGAAGGTATGTTAGTTGTTGGAACTTTATTTTTCTTTTATTTACAAAATTATTTTTTATCACTTGGAATAAATCAATTTCAAATTGGTATAATAATGGCTTTATCAGGGATTTTTAGTGCTATAATGTCATTTTTTACTCACAAAATTGAAAAGAAATTCGGCTTAAAAAAATTATTAATCTTTATTCCTATTGTATATTCATTATTATCATTTGGATTGATATCAACCATTCCATATATCTTTAATATACTATTAGGTGGTTTAAATGGAATATTATATATTGTATACATTGATTATGTGAATAAAAGAATACCTAGTGAAAAAAGAGCTACAATATTATCAATGTGTTCTATGGTATATAGCTTATATATGATTATATTTTTCCCGATTTTTGGAAGAGTTGCAGATGTTTATTCTTTTAATATTTCATTTATTTCTGTATCAATAATTCTATTTATACTGAGCATTATTAACGGTATTATTTTAATTAAAAAATAA
- a CDS encoding potassium channel beta subunit family protein: MEYRRLGKAGIKVSELSFGSWLTFGNQLDVANVKACMREAFNHGVNFFDNAEAYANGLSESLMGMALKEYRRTDLVISTKIFWGGNGPNDTGLSRKHILEGTWESLKRLQVDYVDLIFCHRPDPETPIEETVLAMDYVVRNGLALYWGTSEWSAEQIEAAHKAAKELNCIPPTMEQPQYNMFVREKVEKEFKPLYEKYGLGLTTWSPLASGLLTGKYNNGIPEDSRLAKFKSLAEHMKENGLFSDENIEKVRKLSNIAKDLDVSMSQLALAWLLKNPNVSTVITGASRVEQVKENMKAVEVKEKLTDEIMQEIEKILNNKPE; this comes from the coding sequence ATGGAATATAGAAGACTTGGAAAAGCTGGTATTAAAGTAAGTGAATTATCTTTCGGTTCTTGGCTTACATTTGGAAATCAATTAGATGTTGCAAATGTAAAGGCTTGTATGAGAGAAGCATTTAATCATGGAGTTAACTTTTTTGATAATGCAGAAGCATATGCAAACGGATTATCTGAATCTCTAATGGGTATGGCTTTAAAAGAATATAGAAGAACAGATTTAGTTATTTCTACTAAAATTTTCTGGGGTGGAAATGGACCAAATGATACTGGATTATCTAGAAAACATATTTTAGAAGGAACTTGGGAATCATTAAAAAGACTACAAGTTGATTATGTTGATCTAATTTTTTGTCACAGACCTGATCCAGAAACACCAATTGAAGAAACTGTTTTAGCAATGGATTATGTTGTAAGAAATGGTTTAGCATTATATTGGGGTACTTCTGAATGGAGCGCTGAACAAATAGAAGCTGCTCATAAAGCCGCTAAAGAATTAAATTGTATTCCACCAACTATGGAACAACCACAATACAACATGTTTGTAAGAGAGAAGGTTGAAAAAGAATTTAAACCATTATATGAAAAATATGGTCTTGGTTTAACTACATGGAGTCCTTTAGCAAGTGGATTATTAACAGGAAAATATAATAATGGTATTCCAGAAGATAGTAGATTAGCTAAATTTAAGAGTTTAGCTGAACATATGAAAGAAAATGGTTTATTCTCAGATGAAAACATTGAAAAAGTTAGAAAATTAAGTAATATAGCAAAAGATTTAGATGTTTCAATGTCTCAACTAGCATTAGCTTGGTTATTAAAAAATCCTAATGTTTCTACTGTTATTACAGGTGCAAGTAGAGTAGAACAAGTTAAAGAAAACATGAAAGCTGTAGAAGTAAAAGAAAAATTAACTGATGAAATAATGCAAGAAATTGAAAAAATATTAAATAATAAGCCAGAATAA
- a CDS encoding Eco57I restriction-modification methylase domain-containing protein, whose translation MAKEDYKIKRLGQVFTPENIAKKMVKLIKNGNRILEPSCGDGIFVRLLKNKNIIGIEKDLEISKCLKMDFFDYPLSEKFDTIIGNPPYVAYKDILKTTKKKLPMDIFDRRANLFLFFIYKSFLHLTDNGEIIFITPRDFFSLTSAVNLNNLLFENGTITDVIEFGDKRVFGYEFSPNVVIWRYEKNIFNRKVNYNGEIRYFYNVEGHYLFLKNNNYTIKLKDIAYVKVGGASGADDIFTHESGNVDVVCSYTKKTGKTKKMIFNIINDHLIKNKKKLIKRKIRKFNENNWYKWGRDFYISNNPRVYVNARTRDKKPFFLHDSIYYDGSILGIFPKKDIDIVKFKDMLNNVDWEDLGFVCDGRYIFNQRKLENTLLPSSFEIFK comes from the coding sequence ATGGCTAAAGAAGATTATAAGATAAAAAGACTTGGGCAAGTTTTTACTCCAGAAAATATCGCAAAAAAAATGGTGAAATTAATTAAAAATGGAAATAGAATATTAGAACCATCTTGTGGAGATGGGATTTTTGTTCGTTTACTAAAAAATAAAAATATTATTGGAATAGAAAAAGATTTGGAAATATCCAAATGCTTAAAAATGGATTTTTTTGATTATCCCCTTTCAGAAAAGTTTGATACTATAATTGGTAATCCACCATATGTAGCTTATAAAGATATTTTAAAAACTACTAAGAAAAAACTCCCCATGGATATCTTTGATAGACGTGCAAATTTATTTTTATTTTTCATATATAAATCATTTTTGCATTTAACAGATAATGGGGAAATAATATTTATTACTCCTAGAGATTTTTTTAGTTTAACTTCAGCAGTAAATTTAAATAATTTACTTTTTGAAAATGGAACTATTACTGATGTAATTGAGTTTGGCGATAAAAGAGTTTTTGGGTATGAATTTTCTCCTAATGTTGTTATTTGGAGATATGAAAAAAATATCTTTAATAGGAAAGTAAATTATAATGGAGAAATTAGATACTTTTATAACGTTGAAGGACATTATTTATTCTTAAAAAACAATAATTATACAATTAAACTTAAAGATATAGCATATGTCAAAGTTGGCGGAGCAAGCGGTGCTGATGATATCTTTACTCATGAAAGTGGTAACGTTGATGTTGTTTGTTCATATACTAAAAAAACCGGAAAAACTAAGAAAATGATATTTAATATAATAAATGATCATTTGATAAAAAATAAGAAAAAACTAATTAAAAGAAAAATTAGAAAATTTAATGAAAATAATTGGTATAAATGGGGAAGAGATTTTTATATTTCCAATAATCCTAGAGTATATGTTAATGCAAGAACTAGAGATAAGAAACCTTTTTTCTTACATGATTCTATATATTATGATGGTAGTATATTGGGTATTTTTCCAAAAAAAGATATTGATATTGTTAAATTTAAAGATATGCTAAATAATGTTGATTGGGAAGATTTAGGGTTTGTTTGCGATGGTAGATATATTTTCAATCAAAGAAAATTAGAAAATACATTATTACCTAGTTCCTTTGAAATATTTAAATAA
- a CDS encoding EamA family transporter yields the protein MVYLWLIIRITLLGYERIAGKKITSHEDEILSSWAFFFFSFLAFFPFFNHITFISYSIFSGTIYTISFFLYVYALANEDTSVIAPLYNMNVVFLIITTAIFLNEKITITKILGSLLMIYGVSFLKKDNNLKMSYINILKSKGAVAMLVSSGLMAIGRTIDGYLIRNVDSLSYSISIYLIVSIYFFIVTLIKYKSIKPHIRIIKNKISPLVSGGISNAYSYIALLNMFKYIDVSVAEPVSMSSALITAFFAKFIFKEKVAIRVLGTILLILGAFVIYI from the coding sequence GTGGTATACCTTTGGTTAATAATCAGAATAACATTATTAGGCTATGAAAGAATTGCTGGAAAGAAAATAACGTCCCATGAAGATGAAATTTTGTCTTCATGGGCATTTTTCTTTTTCTCTTTCTTAGCTTTTTTCCCATTTTTTAACCATATAACTTTTATTTCTTATTCTATTTTTAGTGGAACTATATATACTATCTCTTTCTTTTTATATGTTTATGCGCTTGCAAATGAAGATACTTCTGTTATTGCACCTTTGTATAATATGAATGTTGTTTTTTTAATAATAACTACTGCTATTTTCTTAAATGAAAAAATTACTATTACTAAAATTTTAGGCAGTTTATTGATGATATATGGTGTTTCATTTTTAAAGAAAGATAATAATTTAAAAATGTCATATATTAATATTTTAAAAAGCAAAGGAGCCGTTGCTATGTTGGTCTCTTCCGGATTAATGGCAATAGGTAGAACAATAGATGGATATTTAATTAGAAATGTAGATTCATTAAGTTATTCAATTTCAATATATTTAATAGTTAGTATATACTTTTTTATAGTTACTTTGATAAAATATAAGTCAATCAAACCTCATATAAGGATAATAAAAAATAAAATTTCACCTTTAGTATCAGGTGGAATTTCAAATGCTTATTCATATATTGCATTATTAAATATGTTTAAATATATAGATGTAAGTGTTGCTGAACCTGTTTCTATGAGTTCAGCTCTTATTACAGCATTTTTTGCAAAATTTATATTTAAAGAAAAAGTTGCTATTAGGGTTTTGGGAACAATACTACTAATATTAGGCGCGTTTGTAATATATATCTAA
- a CDS encoding ZIP family metal transporter produces the protein MDLTGSQIFAYGALASLIAGSATAVGALPIFFLKKQLSEKQLDMALGFAAGIMLAATMFSLIVPAIDLGGITITVIGIIVGAVVLELMDTFAPHEHFLKGHEGPNMTLVKKVWLFVIAITLHNFPEGMAVGVSFGGGTTEMIKNGIVVATAIGIQNIPEGTATAVSFLKAGYSKKQAFWYSALTGWVEPLGGIVGAAFIVLMRPALPFFLALSAGAMLYVISDEIIPETHSHGYERAATFSLMTGFLVMMILDNALG, from the coding sequence GTGGATTTAACTGGAAGTCAAATTTTTGCTTATGGCGCTTTAGCCAGTTTAATTGCAGGAAGTGCAACCGCTGTTGGCGCATTACCTATTTTCTTTTTAAAAAAACAGCTATCTGAAAAACAATTGGACATGGCTTTAGGATTTGCAGCTGGAATAATGCTTGCAGCTACAATGTTTTCATTGATTGTTCCAGCTATTGATTTAGGGGGTATAACAATTACTGTTATTGGAATAATAGTGGGTGCTGTGGTTTTAGAATTAATGGATACATTTGCCCCGCATGAACATTTTTTGAAAGGTCATGAAGGACCAAACATGACTCTTGTTAAAAAAGTATGGTTATTTGTTATAGCTATTACTTTACATAATTTTCCAGAAGGTATGGCAGTTGGAGTTAGTTTTGGTGGTGGAACAACAGAAATGATTAAAAATGGTATTGTTGTTGCAACTGCTATAGGAATACAAAATATTCCAGAAGGAACAGCTACTGCAGTTTCATTTTTAAAAGCTGGATATTCTAAAAAACAAGCCTTTTGGTATTCTGCTTTAACTGGTTGGGTAGAACCTTTAGGAGGTATTGTTGGTGCAGCGTTTATTGTTTTAATGAGACCAGCTTTACCTTTCTTTCTTGCATTATCAGCTGGAGCTATGTTATATGTAATCAGTGATGAAATTATTCCTGAAACACATTCACATGGTTATGAAAGAGCTGCAACATTTTCTTTGATGACTGGATTTTTAGTAATGATGATTCTTGATAATGCTCTTGGATGA
- a CDS encoding peroxiredoxin, whose product MENRIPLIGEKFPELEVITTHGKMKLPEVFKGKWFILFSHPADFTPVCTTEFVGFQKRYDEFKKLNTELIGLSIDQVFSHISWINWIKEKMGVEIQYPVIADDRGKVAERLGLIHASSTNTVRAVFIVDPNGVVRAIIYYPPELGRNLDEILRAIKALQMADKAKAAMPANWPNNELIGDKVIVPPASDVESAKDRLKNYEGYDWWFVYKKLDE is encoded by the coding sequence ATGGAAAATAGAATTCCATTAATAGGAGAAAAATTTCCAGAATTAGAAGTTATTACAACACATGGTAAAATGAAATTACCAGAAGTATTTAAAGGTAAATGGTTTATATTATTTAGTCATCCAGCAGATTTCACACCAGTATGTACAACAGAATTTGTTGGTTTCCAAAAAAGATATGATGAATTTAAAAAATTAAATACTGAATTGATAGGGTTAAGTATTGATCAAGTATTTTCACATATTAGTTGGATTAATTGGATAAAAGAAAAAATGGGAGTAGAAATTCAATATCCTGTTATTGCTGATGACAGAGGAAAGGTTGCAGAAAGATTAGGTTTAATTCATGCATCTTCAACAAATACCGTAAGAGCTGTATTTATAGTTGATCCTAATGGTGTTGTAAGAGCTATTATTTATTATCCACCAGAATTAGGAAGAAATCTAGATGAAATATTAAGAGCAATTAAAGCATTACAAATGGCAGATAAAGCAAAAGCAGCCATGCCAGCAAATTGGCCAAATAATGAATTAATTGGCGATAAGGTTATAGTTCCTCCAGCATCAGATGTAGAATCAGCAAAAGATAGACTAAAGAATTATGAAGGATATGACTGGTGGTTTGTATATAAGAAATTAGATGAATAA
- a CDS encoding HD domain-containing phosphohydrolase has translation MKRKKIKKIANIIIIQFFIILFVLSIIIIFLVYKNELEEEKLKIENELSIISIKINDILSNTINLLNILDAKDYDFRKAYNFSQNIQYIYYTNNNGEIIIYPKIIIPENFNPKEKGWYIEAIKNGIAITYSYADIEKTMPVITISKKLNEGVLAIDLKPEIIFNIIKNYENSIDLNNIYLIKENGEIIFNDFKDQEYKKNLYERNGLLHINKKIIEDVYLLYIYDIKKLNNKYLKRSLLLFIVYIIFFYIMYNNTKKYINKNFIIPIEKIEHAMKNFNYESKDGIIYLNKEYYIEEINSIIDSYNVLVSTVIASTLNFKLTTDEIKKMYNKVNSINDTFVNIIHLITKLDDKALNLEEYYRILLKNLIETVPEAESGSISIIDNNKWKYITAIGHDIDKLKKVEIDIDKRFFEKYNGIKINSYENLFEVNKKILDDNTYKILKDGTTPFKVVLSYVNYTDRFSLLVSIETNKDRFSDKSIEIFKAFNNISKIFFEKKLELDNIQDIYFKFAEKLASVAEGHDDLTGKHIFRVGEISSYLAEKMGFNSKDVERIRRFAPLHDIGKIYVPYEILNKKDKLTDEEWEEMKMHTIYAKKLLDNDNYFELALNIALYHHENYDGSGYPYGLKGERIPMEAMLVKIADIYDALRSKRSYKDAYSHEKVLEIIINGDDRVKPEHFNPNLLEIFKKYNNEINEIWNKINGGGINEY, from the coding sequence GTGAAACGCAAAAAAATAAAAAAAATAGCAAATATTATAATAATACAATTTTTTATAATCCTTTTTGTATTATCTATTATTATAATATTTTTAGTTTATAAAAACGAATTAGAAGAAGAAAAACTCAAAATTGAAAATGAGTTAAGCATTATTTCTATAAAGATAAATGATATTTTATCAAATACAATTAATTTATTAAATATATTAGATGCAAAAGATTATGATTTTAGAAAAGCGTATAATTTTTCTCAAAACATACAATATATATACTATACAAATAATAATGGTGAAATAATTATTTACCCCAAAATAATTATTCCTGAAAATTTTAATCCTAAGGAAAAAGGATGGTATATTGAAGCAATTAAAAATGGAATTGCAATAACATATTCATATGCTGATATTGAGAAGACTATGCCAGTAATAACAATTTCAAAAAAATTAAATGAAGGAGTATTAGCTATAGATTTAAAACCAGAAATAATATTTAATATAATAAAAAATTATGAAAATAGTATAGATTTAAACAATATATATTTGATAAAGGAAAATGGTGAAATAATATTTAATGACTTTAAAGATCAAGAATATAAAAAAAATTTGTATGAGAGAAATGGTTTATTACATATTAACAAAAAAATAATTGAAGATGTATATTTACTATATATTTACGATATTAAAAAACTTAATAATAAGTATTTAAAAAGATCTTTATTGCTATTTATTGTATATATTATATTTTTTTATATAATGTATAATAATACCAAAAAATATATTAATAAAAATTTTATTATTCCAATAGAAAAAATTGAACATGCAATGAAAAATTTTAATTATGAATCAAAAGATGGAATTATATATTTAAATAAAGAATATTATATAGAAGAAATAAATTCAATAATAGATAGCTATAATGTATTAGTAAGTACAGTAATAGCATCAACACTTAATTTTAAACTAACGACAGATGAAATAAAAAAAATGTATAATAAAGTAAATTCTATAAATGATACTTTTGTTAATATAATACATTTGATTACTAAATTAGATGATAAAGCATTGAATTTAGAAGAATATTATAGAATATTATTAAAAAACTTAATTGAGACAGTTCCAGAAGCAGAATCAGGAAGTATTTCTATTATTGATAATAATAAATGGAAATACATAACTGCAATAGGTCATGATATCGATAAATTAAAGAAGGTTGAAATAGATATTGATAAAAGATTTTTTGAAAAATATAATGGTATAAAAATTAATTCATATGAAAATTTATTTGAAGTAAATAAAAAAATTTTAGATGATAATACATATAAAATATTAAAAGATGGAACAACACCTTTTAAAGTAGTATTATCATATGTTAATTACACAGATAGATTCTCTTTATTGGTTTCTATTGAAACAAATAAAGATAGATTTTCTGATAAAAGTATTGAAATATTTAAAGCTTTTAATAATATATCAAAAATATTTTTTGAAAAAAAATTAGAATTGGATAATATTCAAGATATATATTTCAAATTTGCAGAAAAATTGGCATCTGTTGCAGAAGGACATGATGATTTAACGGGAAAACATATATTTAGAGTTGGAGAGATTTCCTCTTATTTGGCTGAAAAGATGGGTTTTAATTCAAAAGATGTAGAAAGAATAAGGAGATTTGCGCCATTACATGATATAGGTAAAATCTATGTTCCATATGAAATTTTAAATAAAAAAGATAAATTAACAGATGAAGAATGGGAAGAAATGAAAATGCATACAATTTATGCAAAAAAACTATTAGATAATGATAATTATTTTGAATTAGCTTTGAACATTGCATTATATCATCATGAAAATTATGATGGTAGCGGTTATCCATATGGGCTAAAGGGAGAAAGAATCCCGATGGAAGCAATGTTAGTAAAAATAGCAGATATATATGATGCTTTAAGATCAAAAAGATCATATAAAGATGCATATAGTCATGAGAAAGTTTTAGAAATAATAATAAATGGTGATGATAGGGTAAAACCGGAACATTTTAATCCAAATTTATTAGAAATATTTAAAAAATACAATAATGAAATAAATGAAATATGGAATAAAATTAATGGAGGTGGAATTAATGAATATTAA
- a CDS encoding adenosine-specific kinase, producing MNIKIEAIDIKFPSDCNVIVGQSHFIKTVEDIYETIVTTVPGMKFGIAFNEASGPRLIRFDGNDEELINVAIENAKNVGSGHFFVLVIRNGYPINILPRLKQVQEIVNIFAATANPLQVLVAETDLGRGVIGVVDGQPPLGVESEEDKNKRYDFLRNITGYKK from the coding sequence ATGAATATTAAAATTGAAGCAATTGATATTAAATTCCCATCAGATTGTAATGTAATTGTTGGTCAATCACATTTTATTAAAACAGTTGAAGATATATATGAAACAATAGTTACAACAGTACCAGGTATGAAATTTGGAATTGCATTTAATGAAGCAAGTGGTCCAAGGTTAATTAGATTTGATGGTAATGATGAAGAATTGATTAATGTTGCAATAGAAAATGCAAAAAATGTTGGCTCTGGACATTTCTTTGTTTTGGTAATTAGAAACGGATATCCAATAAATATATTACCAAGATTAAAACAAGTACAAGAAATAGTAAATATATTTGCAGCAACAGCGAATCCTCTTCAAGTTTTAGTTGCAGAAACAGATTTGGGAAGAGGAGTAATAGGAGTTGTTGACGGACAACCACCATTAGGTGTAGAATCAGAAGAAGATAAAAATAAAAGATATGACTTTTTAAGAAATATAACAGGATATAAAAAATAA
- a CDS encoding heme NO-binding domain-containing protein — protein MKRMLVFTWINTWKKLFGDDKIEEILRKSGVNTNEKGSPLDNFDEVLLEKIIKEIAEKLNITRAELMRKTGRENINTFSKWYPFFFKKDGALSFLAAMDMTHSLLTRRLKGLLPPRIIYEPINSKEAFLTYKSKREFSDYFLGLIEGVSDYFNEKLDVVVLDKGNEDGFNYLKVRLKSEKPYVKIEKMNLFNIFSFGIFKSMQKVFVILMPIVVFLISLLSFTYIENNIIAALITGIVFAALSFLGVLDYKKGHDIIIDILDNYKKKNFDYPVKVKGAKEIVDITNEFYNFTDTMREILMGVTGDIQEIESSVNEVNQSAQNSIDLIDTMRELSQQVADTSIQISNDTESVSEAINSNVEVLSEIVNKEREMVKSLNESVKMILSSSKNVEKSSIGILDMSNRFNQLVNSAEQLQKEADQIKEIVETVMSIAEQTNLLALNAAIEAARAGEAGKGFAVVADEIRKLAEESKNSANNISDFLSSVIDGIDNLTTQISTEFKEMKKQSDELKKNSEDNKKASDEISNIALEINNLIERLELEEKNLENTTQNIESLLAISEESAATAQEISASIQSFLTNTKEILEKVNKISGFINILYDNFDGINI, from the coding sequence ATGAAAAGAATGCTAGTTTTTACGTGGATAAATACATGGAAAAAATTATTTGGAGACGATAAGATTGAAGAAATATTAAGAAAAAGTGGAGTTAATACTAATGAAAAAGGATCTCCTCTTGATAATTTTGATGAAGTACTACTAGAAAAGATAATTAAAGAAATAGCAGAAAAATTAAATATTACAAGAGCTGAATTAATGAGAAAAACTGGAAGAGAAAATATAAATACATTTTCTAAATGGTATCCATTTTTCTTTAAAAAAGATGGAGCTTTATCTTTTTTAGCAGCAATGGATATGACACATTCATTATTAACTAGAAGATTAAAGGGTTTGTTACCTCCTAGAATAATATATGAACCTATCAATTCTAAAGAAGCATTTTTAACATATAAATCCAAAAGAGAATTTTCAGATTATTTTTTAGGATTAATTGAAGGAGTGTCAGATTATTTCAATGAAAAATTAGATGTAGTGGTTTTAGATAAAGGAAATGAAGATGGTTTTAATTATTTAAAAGTTAGATTAAAATCAGAAAAACCATATGTGAAAATAGAAAAAATGAATTTATTTAATATATTTTCTTTTGGTATATTTAAATCAATGCAAAAAGTTTTTGTGATTTTAATGCCTATTGTAGTATTTTTAATTTCACTTTTATCCTTTACATATATAGAAAATAATATTATAGCGGCATTAATTACTGGTATAGTATTTGCTGCTTTATCGTTTTTAGGTGTTTTAGATTACAAAAAAGGACATGATATAATAATTGATATATTAGATAATTATAAGAAAAAGAATTTTGATTATCCAGTTAAAGTAAAAGGTGCAAAAGAAATTGTTGACATTACAAATGAATTCTACAACTTCACAGATACAATGAGAGAAATATTGATGGGTGTAACTGGTGATATTCAAGAAATTGAGAGCTCTGTAAATGAGGTAAACCAATCAGCCCAGAATTCAATTGATTTAATAGATACAATGAGAGAATTATCTCAACAAGTTGCAGATACTTCTATACAAATTAGTAATGATACAGAAAGCGTATCAGAAGCTATTAATTCAAATGTAGAGGTCTTATCTGAAATAGTAAACAAGGAAAGAGAAATGGTAAAATCATTAAATGAATCAGTAAAAATGATATTATCATCATCTAAAAATGTTGAAAAATCTTCTATTGGAATTTTAGATATGAGTAATAGATTCAATCAATTAGTTAACTCTGCCGAACAATTACAAAAAGAAGCAGATCAAATAAAAGAAATTGTAGAAACAGTAATGAGTATAGCTGAACAAACCAATTTACTTGCCCTAAATGCTGCTATAGAAGCAGCAAGAGCAGGAGAAGCTGGTAAAGGATTTGCTGTTGTTGCTGATGAAATTAGAAAATTAGCAGAAGAATCAAAAAATTCAGCAAATAATATTTCTGATTTTTTAAGTTCGGTTATAGATGGCATTGATAATTTAACTACACAAATTTCAACGGAATTTAAAGAGATGAAAAAACAATCAGATGAACTTAAGAAAAATTCTGAAGATAATAAAAAGGCTAGTGATGAAATTTCTAATATAGCACTTGAAATAAACAACTTAATTGAGAGGTTAGAATTAGAAGAAAAGAATTTAGAAAACACTACTCAAAATATTGAAAGTTTATTAGCGATATCAGAAGAGAGTGCAGCTACTGCACAGGAAATAAGTGCATCTATACAAAGCTTTTTAACTAATACAAAAGAAATTTTAGAAAAGGTAAATAAAATAAGTGGCTTCATAAATATTTTATATGATAATTTTGATGGAATAAATATTTAA